The Setaria italica strain Yugu1 chromosome VIII, Setaria_italica_v2.0, whole genome shotgun sequence genome includes the window CATCAGTAGTGGTTATTTTCAGCACTTTGCTTTCAGTATTATTCAAAAGTGCTGATACGGAATTAGGAGCTTTTGTTGTTAACAGTGAATTTATTCGGTCATTGTTCTGTTCACAGATTTCACATGGTGCTACAACAAGAGAAAACAGGCAGGTGTATTCGAATCGAAACCAAATGAATCTAATCGGGCCACAGCGCAGGTGCATACCGAAGACTGGAGGCCCGTGAGGTAGATATTGCCTCTGATCGGGGCCATCTCCTGATCCTCCACCCCTTCCAGCAGCATCCCCCAGCACTTCCATTTCTTTCTGCAGTCCTCAGCTCAGTCCATGACAATTGACTAAATGGCATGCATCTTTCACCAGAGCCCGATTGACCTGAGAGGCTCGGAGAGGGGACGGGGCAGTGCGGCGCCACCTCGACCGTGGATGGAGACGATCAGCGAGCGGCTGATAGATGGACCTCGAGCACGGATGTAGGATTTAGGTGGGGCGAAGGACCCAGCGATGGCCGGGGAGGGAGGCAAAGTTCACACACAGCCGATGTGCTTCCTTAGCAGGTTCTTCTTACACTGCTACTTGTCTTGCACCATGAGCCAACCAAAGAACTTGACACGGGGAGTGGCATGACTCTGCCAGACGAACTTGAACATGTCACACTCAGCGCCGTCCTGAACTGATGCCCTGTAAATCTGTCCAGTGTGCAGTCCATGGTTCACGGATTCGAAGCAAGATGTGCGTACATCCTCCTCGCCGGTGAGGATCAAGTCAGCAAGGAGCTCCTTGAGGGCTTGCAGTTCCCTCGTGGCTTGAGAGCTGAGGCGCGGAGCAAGAAAAGGCAGGATCCCTTGTTCAACCGTCTCTTTTACCGTCGCGCCGGGCTTGACGACATGGCTATGGAGAGCGGGGAAAGCATTTGACATAGGCACTCCACCTTCCCATATATCCTCCCAGAAATCCGTGGACTAGCCGTCCCCCAGCTGCACTCTGGTGATACATCTGTATGCGGGAAGCAGGTTGCGCAGCGCGTCCCAGTGTGAACCTTCAACCTCCCCCTGCAATGAGTGTAGGCGAACACGCTCTCGTGCCCACGTCGCCCAGGCAGACCCACTCGGATGATGAAGCCGGTGGAGCAGCTTGAGGAGCAGACAAGAGTTTTGCACTTGGAGTTGCCGAATGCCAAGTCCACCTAACACAACCGCGTGACTGCCGGGCGTACCCGGGTTGGAGCAGAGGACGACGGTCTTCATGGAGAAACCTCTGTGGCGGCGGCCACAGCAACAGCACGTCGGCGGCCCAGATCCAGAGGTCCCagcggcttcttcttcttgaggCTCTTCCTGGAGGTGACCTGACGCTGCAGCTCCTTCGAGCATCCCATCAGCCCGTCCCTAAGGGCCTTGCGCTGCACTTCGCGGCTGGTAGCGTCCACGAACAGGGCTGGCTCCTTAGCCGCCAGACGGGCGCTGGCGCGCTTGGGTGGGTCGGCCAGCAGAGTGCGTCCACGGCGCTGGCgtgggggcggtggcggggagGTGTAGCACTGGGCGGGGAtggcggagggggagggaggtAGGATGCGGGCGAgtttggcggcggcggagagggcgaggcgggcggcggcactgCAGGGCGCCAGGTGAGGAGCAGGGGGAAGGAGCGCAGGATtgggctggtggcggcggcgggagctgtCGGCGAGGAGTGGATAACGATGGGGAACTGAGGCAGCGGGGGTAAGGAgtagctgttttttttttgaggggggaAACGGCCCAGCCCACCAAAAGGAGCTGGCAGGCCACCTCCACCAACCGGCCCAGGAGGAGGCGGTCCATAAGCAGGAGGCGGAGCCAGCCCACCCGGCGCGGGCCACCATGCGGCCCAGGGCCAGGAGGACGAGGGAAGAAAGGGCGTAGCTGCCCCTGGGCGTTGAGCTGCTCGTCTCGCCGTCAGACCCGTAGCATCTCGATCCGGATAGTGGTGCCGACATCGCCGGGATTGGCAACCCGGAGGTCGTCGGGGAGGTGCTGCACCTGGAGACGCTTGACGACGACACGCATGGAGGAGTAGTTGCCGTTGAGACACTCCTGATTGATCTCCACCACCGTGCCGAGCTTGCGGAAGGCCGCCGGGATGTTGCGCTCCTTCCAGTGTTCCGGTGGGAAACCCGTCGCCGAGACCGCCACCAGACACTGGAGAATGCTGAGGAAGCTGTTGGAAGCTTCCTCGGACTTCTCCAGCGTGACGCGCCCCCCATCGTGGATGATGGGGCTCTCCTCGACAACGGCATCCCGCAGCATCTGCGAGTCGAACACCAACATCATGGTGTCCATGGAGGAGGGGAACATGCGGTAGTGGACTGCTGCGTTCGCCGCGGAGTAGATCGCCGCTCTAATGAACGGCGctgggttggcggtgggggcgTCCTCGTTGAGGAAAGCGTAGGCGACACGGTGCGCGAACTTCATGTCCCCCTCCGGCATCCACAGAAGGTCCGCGTCCGGGTCCTCAGGTCACTCCACGGAAGCCGTGCGCATGGGCGACCCCTTCGAGTCCACCTCTTCCTCGTAAGAGGGGAGGTCACCCGGGATGAAGTCATCGACGTCATCCATCCCACCATGAAGAGGCGGGGCAGGAGCATGGACCACCGCCGGAATGCGTACCGGTGATGCCACAAGCGGCGGAGAGCGGCGCCCGGGGGAGCCGGCATCCTCCGACGGGGCGCGTTCGCTCGGGACCCTAGGACGCGCACATCGACAAGGGCCGGGAGGTTGTGGGAGTTGGGAGAGTGGCGTAGAGGAGCATAGCATGGGAGGGACGTcggagcaggcggcgcgggTGACACGGCAGCTGGAGGGGTAGGCGTGAACTCGAAGTCTGTGGAGCTCGACGAGGGGATGAGGTGGAGTGGGTCGAAGGCAGGCGTGAATGGCGGCAGGGTGACGAGAGGggaaggtggtggtgctgcgGAGATGGGAGGGGTGGTGCTGGCGTCGCGGGTGGTGTAGGACATAGGGTGGACAGGCACGCGGGTGGTGGGGACAGGAACGGTGAGCTGGTGCGGCCAAGGCGTGGTCTTGCGCGGCGGCTAGTTGGACATCTTGCACCAGCGCTCCATGTGCCCAGAAGCACCACACCGCCGGCACCGAATGGGATCGCGGCAAGCACTCACAAGGTGGTCGGAGGCCAAACAGCGAAAGCAACCTTGGCTTGGGGGCTGGAAAGCAGTGGGTGGCCAGGGACGAGGGGAAGCCGCCGGACTTAAAGCCGCGAGCAGGTATCCGTTTGGTGCGCATGCAGTAATGACGGCAGAGGGTTCGAGGGGCGAGTTAGGGCACGTCGAGTCCGGAGCGTACGAGGGCGCGGACGTGTCTGCTCGAGGTAGGGGAAGGAGAGGCGGGGAGCCCGTGGCAGAAGGGGTGGGGAGCTGCAAGAGATACGCATATCTATGTGCAGGCGGCCGAGCGTCAGCAGCGTGTCGCGCTCGGGGGTGGCTGTCGCCTGTTGGGGGAGCGTACGGGGTAGTGCCTTGAGCCCCGGGACGCGGCAGCTGTGGTTGCGGTTGTTGGGCGCAATGAAGGCGACTCCGCTTGACTTCGTCAACGGCTTCTTCGTGAGTGGCATGGAGCGTGACTTCAACCGCACCTATATAACCGGAGTCCCGGAGACGAACAATGTAGCGGGCTACCATGGCACTCGCGATACTAGTACGGAACACGTAGGCCTAAGGCGCCTTGACCCGGAATACGAAAGGAGGAGGAGCGAGGTGGAAGTTCAGGAGGTTTGAGACTTGGAAGGAGTTAGGGaaaggggtggaggaggaggtcatCCAAAGGATACCTGAAGCCGGAGATGCAGCGGTGAGGAAGGAGGGAATGGCGACGGAGTAGAAGTCACGGAGGAGACAATCCTCGAAGGTGATGCCGGGCCTAATCTGCCGGGGCGCATCCTGCTTGACGGAGCCATGAGCTGGTGGCTGGAGACAAAGCTCGGCAAGCGGCGTCGGAGAGGCACGTGCAGGCACAGGCTgctcggcggtggaggcggtgggGTTAGCAGCGGCTTTGGTGGAGACGGAAGGGATGGGTTTTGGGTGGGCAGGCGGCGGGTGTGGCTGCGGCGGCAGGGGCGACGGGGAGGCGCAAGCGGCGCTCTCGGGGCGAGAGAGTCGCCCATCAGGGAAGAAATCGCCAAACTCCTTACTCGCTCCATTCTCCCTCGGATTCCCCAGCCCATCGTCAGGCCCGACGGACATGCACCTAGGCTGGTGGG containing:
- the LOC101786549 gene encoding uncharacterized protein LOC101786549; translation: MVARAGWAGSASCLWTASSWAVPHRYPLLADSSRRRHQPNPALLPPAPHLAPCSAAARLALSAAAKLARILPPSPSAIPAQCYTSPPPPPRQRRGRTLLADPPKRASARLAAKEPALFVDATSREVQRKALRDGLMGCSKELQRQVTSRKSLKKKKPLGPLDLGRRRAVAVAAATEVSP